A single window of Hylaeus volcanicus isolate JK05 chromosome 8, UHH_iyHylVolc1.0_haploid, whole genome shotgun sequence DNA harbors:
- the LOC128881218 gene encoding mitochondrial-processing peptidase subunit alpha has product MQVLMKVSHNSLIIAAKKSTMQRNTFTFFRRCNFSSQKITNNNITRNSIVTPFPSLTQPIPNLPKAVYATAKDEHHTTKVTVLPNGLRVASENRFGQFCTVGVLLDSGPRYEIAYPSGISHFLEKLAFGSTKTFENKDQIMLALEKHGGICDCQASRDAFVYAASAERHGLDTVVQILGDIVLRPQITQEEVSAARQMIRFELESLLTRPEQEPILMDMIHAAAYRNNTLGLPKICPEENVDRIDRKVLFEYLRNHYTPSRMVVAGVGVKHEDLVSAVQRHFIDKKSIWEEEGEERGNTNSVPSVDTSIAQYTGGYILEECNVPVYAGPSGLPELSHIVIGLEGCSHQDPDFVAMCVLNMMMGGGGSFSAGGPGKGMYTRLYTNVLNRYHWLYNATAYNHAYADTGIFCIHASCTPSHVKEMVEVIVHEMVAMTSNIVDGELARAKKQLQSMLLMNLEHRPVIFEDIGRQVLATGSRKRPEYFIQAIDAISKDDINNVARRLLKSSPSVAARGEVRAVPSIGDIQAGLIDEQGRLPGSRNRLSLFR; this is encoded by the exons ATGCAAGTGCTGATGAAAGTTTCACATAATTCCTTGATAATCGCTGCTAAAAAAAG CACGATGCAAAGAAACACTTTTACGTTCTTCAGAAGATGCAACTTTTCTTCTCAAAAgattactaataataatattacgcGAAATTCAATTGTTACACCGTTTCCTTCATTGACCCAGCCTATTCCTAATTTACCAAAAGCAGTCTATGCTACCGCAAAAGATGAACATCACACGACTAAAGTCACAGTTCTCCCAAATGGACTGAGAGTTGCTTCTGAAAATCGATTTGGTCAATTTTGCACAGTTGGCG TGTTACTCGATTCTGGACCTCGGTACGAGATTGCATATCCAAGCGGTATTTCTCATTTCCTAGAGAAATTAGCATTCGGA TCAACAAAAACATTCGAGAACAAAGATCAAATAATGCTCGCATTAGAAAAACATGGAGGAATATGTGATTGCCAAGCATCGAGGGATGCATTTGTTTATGCTGCATCGGCAGAACGTCATGGATTGGACACAGTTGTACAAATTCTAGGTGATATCGTTTTAAGACCTCAAATTACACAAGAGGAA GTAAGCGCAGCAAGACAAATGATTCGCTTCGAATTGGAATCTTTACTTACAAGACCAGAGCAAGAACCGATACTTATGGATATGATTCATGCT gcTGCATACAGGAACAATACGCTTGGTCTTCCAAAAATTTGCCCGGAGGAAAACGTCGACCGTATAGATAGAAaagtattattcgaatatttaaggAATCATTACACACCGAGTAGAATGGTAGTGGCCGGAGTTGGCGTAAAACACGAAGATCTCGTTTCGGCTGTACAAAG acattttattgataaaaaatctatttgggaagaagaaggagaagagaGGGGAAATACTAATTCGGTACCGTCAGTTGACACGTCCATCGCACAGTATACCGGAGGCTATATACTA GAAGAATGTAATGTGCCTGTATATGCAGGACCAAGCGGTTTACCGGAATTATCCCACATAGTAATAGGTTTAGAAGGTTGTTCCCATCAAGACCCAGATTTCGTAGCGATGTGTGTTTTAAATATGATGATGGGTGGCGGTGGTAGCTTCAGCGCCGGTGGTCCAGGAAAGGGAATGTATACTCGTTTGTATACGAATGTACTAAACAG GTATCATTGGTTATACAATGCAACTGCGTACAATCACGCATACGCCGACACGGGTATCTTTTGCATTCATGCATCTTGTACGCCGTCTCACGTCAAAGAAATGGTGGAAGTAATCGTGCACGAGATGGTTGCCATGACCAGTAATATAGTGGACGGTGAATTAGCG aGAGCAAAGAAGCAACTGCAGTCTATGTTACTCATGAATTTGGAACACAGGCCTGTTATTTTCGAAGATATCGGAAGACAAGTTTTAGCCACTGGATCTAGGAAGCGGCCAGAGTACTTCATACAAGCAATTG ATGCGATATCGAAAGATGATATAAACAACGTAGCACGACGTTTACTCAAATCATCTCCAAGCGTAGCAGCTCGAGGAGAAGTAAGAGCAGTTCCTTCGATCGGAGACATTCAAGCTGGGTTGATCGACGAGCAAGGAAGATTACCTGGTTCTCGTAACAGACTGTCgctttttcgttaa
- the LOC128881219 gene encoding 60S ribosomal protein L5 — translation MGFVKVVKNKQYFKRYQVKFKRRREGKTDYYARKRLTIQDKNKYNTPKYRLIVRLSNKDITCQVAYSRIEGDRIVCAAYSHELPKYGVKVGLTNYASAYCTGLLLARRLLCKLDLEKVYTGTTEVNGDEYNVEESDHGPGAFRCYLDTGLMRTTTGARVFGAMKGAVDGGLNIPHSTKRFPGYDSESKSFNADVHRQHIFGQHVANYMRTLEEEDDEVFKQQFSQYIKNGITADSIESIYKNAHEAIRKNPQHTKVVREKEPVKKRWNRAKLSLSERKNRIAQKKASFLKTLEEVEA, via the exons ATG GGTTTCGTAAAAGTTGTTAAAAACAAGCAGTATTTCAAACGTTACCAAGTCAAATTCAAGAGGCGACGCGAAGGAAAGACCGATTATTATGCTCGTAAACGATTAACTATCcaggataaaaataaatacaatactcCCAAGTATAGACTAATAGTACGTCTATCAAACAAGGATATCACGTGCCAG GTTGCGTATTCAAGAATCGAGGGAGACAGAATAGTATGCGCTGCGTATAGCCACGAACTTCCCAAGTACGGCGTCAAAGTTGGTCTTACAAATTATGCATCTGCGTATTGCACTGGTCTTCTTCTGGCTCGCAGA TTACTGTGCAAATTGGACTTAGAAAAGGTATATACTGGAACAACAGAAGTAAACGGAGATGAATACAACGTCGAAGAATCGGATCATGGACCTGGAGCATTCAGATGTTACCTGGATACCGGTCTTATGCGTACAACTACTGGTGCTAGAGTCTTTGGTGCCATGAAAGGTGCTGTTGACGGCGGTCTCAATATTCCGCATAG TACCAAAAGGTTCCCTGGATACGACAGCGAATCGAAATCTTTTAATGCCGATGTCCATCGGCAGCACATTTTCGGGCAACACGTTGCAAATTATATGAGAACGTTAGAGGAAGAGGACGACGAGGTTTTTAAGCAGCAGTTTTCgcaatacattaaaaatggcATCACTGCTGATAGC ATCGAGAGCATCTATAAAAATGCCCACGAAGCAATACGAAAGAACCCTCAACACACGAAGGTTGTAAGAGAAAAGGAACCCGTGAAAAAGCGGTGGAACCGCGCAAAACTTTCCTTGTCGGAAAGAAAGAACCGTATCGCTCAGAAGAAGGCTTCGTTCCTCAAGACATTGGAAGAAGTGGAAGCTTAA
- the LOC128881217 gene encoding protein-associating with the carboxyl-terminal domain of ezrin: MGNEISALKGLEIEEKSVEVTDFWVHYTASVNGYGAQKVSLFISEPSLHYSANFGNPSPLEKAAKNLMLYRHPCILKYVSSWSKGSKFFLSTEHVKPLIQSIETQNTLQICMGLYSILRALVFLHEKASASHNNICGSSIYVTSEGCWKLGGLECLCKSKELTSAYLKKIRSYRYERAISPDEDTTVLSTNYSAIDGYAFGILAEDILKLKNSEDVPSLLEFRQFCKENLQNVDPSLRSELSSVLRHPFFTHDFMRIHAFLEELPLKNNLEKEIFFGTLIMQLRTFPENIVAEQLGRLLLSRMVLLDATAQEKLLPFVLKPRDGKDKMDDNLFAVSTFKVYLVPKLLQMFCIRDVSIRLVLLSHFNSFVHTFQVDELKSQVLPELLVGIKDTNDHLVSATLKALSDIVPILGAATVIGGNRGKLFTDGRPNKVKESGQNSSDTSSFTNIVEFPAPMSTNQETVNLPERPSPDGGEDKKEIMSSITEEEYTWSDWETQEPATADVHHVSRPPNTICESNGISTVNSTLTIETDSVLNIDKAKIIDPKFPKKSIILSDISELDIKNSKLSSSVKEEYDFFTDMEPVIKKTQVLHVSQPQTLQKSVFDIKVLTEENDGWDDDLSDWGTEDVQELKI, translated from the exons ATGGGGAATGAAATAAGTGCCCTGAAAGGGCTGGAAATCGAAGAGAAATCTGTGGAAGTGACAGATTTTTGGGTGCATTATACTGCCAGTGTGAATGGATATGGTGCTCAAAAGGTGTCCTTGTTTATCAGCGAACCGTCGTTGCATTATAGCGCTAATTTTGGAAATCCATCTCCTTTAGAGAAAGCTGCAAAG aATCTTATGTTGTACAGACATCCTTGTATACTCAAGTATGTATCGTCGTGGTCCAAAGGCAGCAAATTTTTCCTTTCTACCGAACACGTTAAACCTCTGATTCAGTCTATAGAAACACAAAATACCTTGCAAATATGCATGGGCTTGTATAGTATTTTACGTGCGTTGGTGTTTCTTCACGAAAAAGCATCCGCGTCCCATAATAACATTTGCGGAAGTTCCATTTACGTCACATCGGAAGGATGTTGGAAACTTGGCGGATTAGAGTGTCTATGTAAGTCTAAGGAATTAACGTCtgcttatttaaaaaaaataagaagctACAGGTACGAGAGAGCGATATCTCCAGATGAGGATACAACAGTTTTATCTACGAATTATTCTGCTATCGATGGGTACGCATTTGGAATATTGGCAGAGGATAtactgaaattaaagaattcaG AAGATGTTCCAAGTCTCCTGGAGTTCCGACAGTTTTGCAAAGAGAATTTGCAAAACGTAGATCCATCCCTACGTAGCGAATTATCAAGCGTGCTTAGACATCCATTTTTTACTCATGACTTTATGCGAATTCATGCATTTCTAGAGGAACTGCCTTTAAAGAACAACCtagagaaagaaatattttttgg aacCTTAATAATGCAATTAAGAACATTTCCTGAAAATATCGTCGCAGAACAGTTGGGTCGATTATTACTTTCTAGAATGGTTTTATTAGATGCAACAGCACAAGAAAAACTTTTACCATTCGTCTTAAAACCAAgag ATGGGAAAGACAAAATGGACGATAATCTGTTTGCAGTTTCAACATTTAAAGTCTACTTAGTACCTAAACTATTGCAAATGTTTTGTATAAGGGATGTATCGATTCGATTAGTCCTGTTATCgcattttaattcatttgtgCACACGTTTCAAGTGGATGAATTAAAGTCTCAAGTACTTCCAGAACTACTTGTTGGAATTAAAGATACCAACGATCATCTCGTATCTGCAACATTGAAAGCATTATCCGATATAGTTCCAATCCTAGGTGCAGCCACTGTGATTGGTGGAAACagaggaaaattatttacggACGGTCGACCAAACAAAGTAAAGGAAAGCGGGCAAAACAGTAGCGACACCTCGTCTTTTACAAATATCGTTGAATTTCCAGCACCTATGAGTACCAATCAAGAAACGGTTAACTTACCAGAAAGACCATCACCAGACGGAGGTGAGGATAAAAAGGAAATCATGTCTTCCATCACCGAGGAAGAATACACATGGTCTGATTGGGAGACGCAAGAACCCGCTACCGCAGACGTACATCACGTTTCTCGACCTCCGAACACGATTTGCGAATCTAACGGAATATCGACTGTTAATTCAACCCTAACTATCGAAACAGATTCAGTACTAAATATAGACAAAGCCAAGATAATTGACCctaaatttccaaagaaatcgattattttatcCGATATTTCAGAGCTTGATATTAAGAATTCGAAGCTGTCCAGTTCTGTCAAGGAAGAGTATGACTTTTTCACAGACATGGAGCCCGTAATAAAAAAGACGCAAGTCTTGCACGTATCACAACCGCAGACACTACAAAAAAGTGTGTTCGACATAAAAGTATTAACCGAAGAGAACGATGGTTGGGATGATGATTTAAGCGATTGGGGAACAGAGGATGTTcaggaattgaaaatttaa